A stretch of the Osmerus eperlanus chromosome 10, fOsmEpe2.1, whole genome shotgun sequence genome encodes the following:
- the dut gene encoding deoxyuridine 5'-triphosphate nucleotidohydrolase, mitochondrial isoform X3, translated as MEEVTDATAVSSLKRTKTELGNEFNTVLKFAKLSEHATTPTRGSSKAAGYDLYSAYDYSIGPMDKGIVKTDIQIAVPHGCYGRVAPRSGLAAKHFIDVGAGVVDEDYRGNVGVVLFNFSKETFNVKKGDRVAQLVCERICYPDIVELQTLDETERGSGGFGSTGRN; from the exons ATGGAAG AAGTTACAGATGCGACCGCCGTCTCATCTCTAAAGAGGACAAAAACTGAACTTGGAAACGAGTTCAACACTGTGCTGAAATTCGCCAAACTGTCCGAGCACGCCACTACTCCTACCAGAGGGTCGTCAAAAGCAGCGGGCTATGACCTGTACAG TGCATATGACTACTCTATTGGGCCTATGGACAAGGGCATAGTGAAGACTGATATACAGATAGCAGTTCCCCATGGCTGCTATGGGAGAGTGG CTCCAAGGTCTGGCCTGGCAGCTAAGCACTTCATAGACGTTGGAG CTGGAGTTGTAGACGAGGACTACAGAGGAAATGTCGGAGTAGTGCTCTTCAACTTCAGCAAGGAAACTTTCAATG TGAAAAAGGGTGACCGTGTAGCACAGCTGGTCTGTGAAAGAATCTGCTACCCGGATATAGTGGAGCTCCAG ACTCTGGATGAGACCGAGCGTGGATCGGGAGGGTTCGGCTCCACAGGAAGGAACTGA
- the dut gene encoding deoxyuridine 5'-triphosphate nucleotidohydrolase, mitochondrial isoform X2, translated as MPCSEVTDATAVSSLKRTKTELGNEFNTVLKFAKLSEHATTPTRGSSKAAGYDLYSAYDYSIGPMDKGIVKTDIQIAVPHGCYGRVAPRSGLAAKHFIDVGAGVVDEDYRGNVGVVLFNFSKETFNVKKGDRVAQLVCERICYPDIVELQTLDETERGSGGFGSTGRN; from the exons ATGCCTTGCTCAGAAGTTACAGATGCGACCGCCGTCTCATCTCTAAAGAGGACAAAAACTGAACTTGGAAACGAGTTCAACACTGTGCTGAAATTCGCCAAACTGTCCGAGCACGCCACTACTCCTACCAGAGGGTCGTCAAAAGCAGCGGGCTATGACCTGTACAG TGCATATGACTACTCTATTGGGCCTATGGACAAGGGCATAGTGAAGACTGATATACAGATAGCAGTTCCCCATGGCTGCTATGGGAGAGTGG CTCCAAGGTCTGGCCTGGCAGCTAAGCACTTCATAGACGTTGGAG CTGGAGTTGTAGACGAGGACTACAGAGGAAATGTCGGAGTAGTGCTCTTCAACTTCAGCAAGGAAACTTTCAATG TGAAAAAGGGTGACCGTGTAGCACAGCTGGTCTGTGAAAGAATCTGCTACCCGGATATAGTGGAGCTCCAG ACTCTGGATGAGACCGAGCGTGGATCGGGAGGGTTCGGCTCCACAGGAAGGAACTGA
- the dut gene encoding deoxyuridine 5'-triphosphate nucleotidohydrolase, mitochondrial isoform X1, producing MMHLWKQALDLRCCFSVAYANRYLFSETTSNLYLQKHVQRRYHDEVTDATAVSSLKRTKTELGNEFNTVLKFAKLSEHATTPTRGSSKAAGYDLYSAYDYSIGPMDKGIVKTDIQIAVPHGCYGRVAPRSGLAAKHFIDVGAGVVDEDYRGNVGVVLFNFSKETFNVKKGDRVAQLVCERICYPDIVELQTLDETERGSGGFGSTGRN from the exons ATGATGCATTTATGGAAACAAGCACTTGACTTGCGgtgttgtttttctgttgccTATGCCAaccgttatctgttttcagagACAACATCTAATTTGTATCTTCAAAAACATGTCCAGAGACGTTATCACGATG AAGTTACAGATGCGACCGCCGTCTCATCTCTAAAGAGGACAAAAACTGAACTTGGAAACGAGTTCAACACTGTGCTGAAATTCGCCAAACTGTCCGAGCACGCCACTACTCCTACCAGAGGGTCGTCAAAAGCAGCGGGCTATGACCTGTACAG TGCATATGACTACTCTATTGGGCCTATGGACAAGGGCATAGTGAAGACTGATATACAGATAGCAGTTCCCCATGGCTGCTATGGGAGAGTGG CTCCAAGGTCTGGCCTGGCAGCTAAGCACTTCATAGACGTTGGAG CTGGAGTTGTAGACGAGGACTACAGAGGAAATGTCGGAGTAGTGCTCTTCAACTTCAGCAAGGAAACTTTCAATG TGAAAAAGGGTGACCGTGTAGCACAGCTGGTCTGTGAAAGAATCTGCTACCCGGATATAGTGGAGCTCCAG ACTCTGGATGAGACCGAGCGTGGATCGGGAGGGTTCGGCTCCACAGGAAGGAACTGA
- the LOC134028285 gene encoding LOW QUALITY PROTEIN: fibrillin-1-like (The sequence of the model RefSeq protein was modified relative to this genomic sequence to represent the inferred CDS: deleted 2 bases in 1 codon) produces MLKDEEDDDECERTPCVHGSCVNTAGSYFCQCPAGFQSTATRTECRDLDECVANGRICNNGRCVNTDGSFHCVCNAGFEISTDGKNCQDQDECLIRNMCLNGMCINEEGSFKCICKPGYLLDPTGRFCVDIDECETQGMCMNGHCVNTEGSFRCECMPGLAVGLDGRVCVDTHMRSTCYGGYKRGQCVKPFFGAVTKSECCCASVEYAFGEPCQPCPPQSSAEYLALCANGPGTTSDGRDINECALNPDICQNGVCENMLRTYKCNCNMGFEVDTTGKNCYDIDECAVNRYLCDNGLCRNTPGSFTCHCPTGYVFHAETDVCEDIDECQSNPCVNAECKNSPGSFVCLCSAGSTLDGMQCVETSKGTCWLKLVDNACEVNINGATLKSHCCATMGAAWGSPCSKCEPDSFCSKGLARVKGNICEDVNECEVFPGVCINGKCVNTIGSFICQCPSGMTVDASGRTCIDLRTEQCYLKHEDERCGAPISGRHRVDACCCSVGVAWGPECDECPEKGSPEYALLCPRGPGFSHRGDFINGRPFLKDINECKMIHSLCTNGRCRNTIGSFRCRCDNGFSLDSDERNCTDIDECRISPDLCGQGTCVNTAGDFECECFQGYESGFMMMKNCMDIDECERNPLLCRGGECVNNEGSFQCVCPDGHEIAPDGSACLDINECELSDKLCRNGQCVNMVGRYQCTCDTGYKSTEDRQQCVDIDECTIQNGGCETFCTNSEGSYECSCRNGYALMPDLRSCTDIDECEDSPDICDGGQCTNIPGEYQCLCFDGFMSSEDMKTCLDVDECELNPNICLSGNCENTKGSFICHCDRGYSVRKGSTGCTDINECEIGAHNCDRHAACTNTAGSFKCSCAPGWIGNGLKCTDLDECSNGTHMCSNNAECMNTMGSYRCICKDGFSGDGFYCTDSDECTENGNLCESGHCLNMPGGYRCECDMGFIPTPDGKACEDIDECTFADICVNGRCKNIPGLFRCECNIGYELDRTGGNCTDINECADPTFCMNGICVNIPGSYHCNCPPDFQLNPTGVGCVDIRSGNCYLEYHSRGDASESLECSNEIGVGVSKASCCCSEGQAWGTPCESCPSVNTTEYRTLCPGGEGFRPNPITVILEDINECLELPGLCQGGNCINTFGSFQCECPRGFELNTDTRVCEDVNECERPGICGPGQCYNTVGNYTCICPVDYMQVNGGNNCMDMRKSYCYRNFYSDNNTCDGELTFNMTQKMCCCSYNIGRAWNKPCKQCPVPSTTEFATLCGSERPGYYIDIYTGQVMDIDECRQIPGVCENGVCINMIGSFRCECPMGFVYNDKLLICEDIDECQNGPLCQKNAACLNMPGSYRCECKPGYRFTPTGQCLDRNECLENPGVCSPGQCIDTLGSYRCVCPNGFKATPDLSMCIDVDECERQPCGNGTCKNTVGSYNCLCYPGFQLSHNNDCIDTDECSTQRGLCRNGDCINSIGSFICHCRDGYELTADGRICIDVNECAVNPGTCGPGTCQNLDGSYRCICPPGYYIQDETCEDIDECSQTPDICLFGTCSNTEGSFTCVCPEGFQLSGTGRRCLDIRVNYCYTKFESGLCLSPKPLNTTKGDCCCSAMPGQGWGDPCEICPNKNEEVFRQLCHAVGQSIGPDDNPIDIDECTTNPNICSNGVCINTDSSFRCECPFGYTLDTTGVHCKDTDECDLGNPCGNGTCTNMIGAFECACDEGFEPGPMMTCEDINECSQNALLCAFRCVNVVGSYECKCPTGYVLREDKRMCKDQNECEDGIDDCDSRGMSCKNLIGTYMCICPPGYTRRPNGEACVDLNECSAKPGVCQNGRCENTVGSYRCRCDQGFSPSPTQTDCIDIREGFCFTEVLTTLCQMSSSNRNAVTKSECCCDGGRGWGSNCELCPLPGTTHYKKMCPLGPGYTTDGRDIDECRVMGNLCKNGQCINTLGSYNCNCKPGYTTDITGTQCVDVDECIQAPKPCNFICKNTEGAYLCSCPRGYILQEDGKSCRDLDECSTKQHNCQFLCVNTIGGFTCKCPPGFTQHHTACIDNNECSSDPSLCGSNGVCQNSPGSFNCECTRGFSMDPNGQSCEDMDECDGNHRCQHGCQNLVGGYRCSCPQGYLQHYQWNQCVDENECQNSQICGGASCHNTLGSFRCLCPTGFNYEQQNGGCSDVNECSSTQNPCSYGCSNTDGGYLCGCPTGYYRAGQGHCVSGVGFSNGGPGPEQGGETDENSLSPEACYECKINGYPKKGRKRRSSNSTLEEPETQGEQETVSLASVSIEDVLMFHLNISDLTTRDHILEFTPALSTLTNHVRYTIDYGNEEGHFKINQREGVSYLHLSKKKALVAGAYELQISSVPLYRKKELDELEDTHDKDYLTGQLGNTLRMRVQLILH; encoded by the exons ACATCGACGAGTGCGAGACCCAGGGGATGTGCATGAACGGCCACTGTGTCAACACCGAGGGCTCCTTCAGGTGCGAGTGCATGCCGGGGCTGGCCGTGGGTCTCGATGGGCGCGTCTGCGTGG acacacatatgCGCAGCACGTGTTATGGTGGGTACAAACGAGGGCAGTGTGTGAAGCCGTTCTTCGGTGCTGTGACCAAATCAGAGTGCTGTTGTGCCAGCGTTGAGTACGCCTTCGGGGAGCCCTGCCAACCCTGCCCGCCTCAGAGTTCCG CTGAGTACCTCGCTCTGTGTGCTAATGGCCCTGGCACGACCAGCGATGGCAGAG ACATCAACGAATGTGCGCTGAACCCTGACATCTGCCAGAACGGTGTCTGTGAGAACATGCTGAGGACATACAAATGCAACTGCAACATGGGCTTTGAGGTCGACACCACAGGCAAAAACTGCTACG ACATCGACGAGTGCGCCGTAAACCGCTACCTCTGTGACAACGGCCTGTGCCGAAACACACCTGGTAGCTTTACCTGCCACTGTCCCACCGGCTACGTCTTCCACGCCGAGACCGACGTCTGCGAAg ATATTGACGAGTGCCAGTCGAACCCGTGTGTGAACGCAGAGTGCAAGAACAGCCCTGGGTCTTTCGTCTGCCTGTGTTCTGCAGGCAGCACCCTGGACGGCAtgcagtgtgtgg AGACCAGCAAGGGCACCTGCTGGCTGAAGCTGGTGGACAACGCCTGCGAGGTGAACATCAACGGAGCCACGCTGAAGTCCCACTGCTGTGCCACCATGGGCGCGGCCTGGGGAAGCCCCTGCTCCAAGTGTGAACCGG ATTCCTTCTGTTCCAAGGGGTTAGCCCGAGTCAAAGGCAACATCTGTGAAG ATGTGAACGAGTGTGAAGTCTTCCCGGGGGTGTGCATCAATGGGAAGTGTGTCAACACCATTGGCTCCTTCATCTGCCAGTGTCCCTCAGGGATGACGGTCGATGCCAGTGGCAGAACATGCATCG ACCTGCGCACGGAGCAGTGCTACCTGAAGCACGAGGACGAGCGCTGCGGAGCGCCCATCTCCGGCAGGCACCGCGTGGACGCCTGCTGCTGCTCCGTGGGCGTGGCCTGGGGCCCCGAGTGTGACGAGTGTCCGGAGAAGGGTAGTCCTGAGTACGCCCTGCTATGCCCCCGTGGCCCCGGCTTCTCCCACAGGGGAGACTTCATCAACGGCCGGCCCTTCCTCAAAG ataTAAACGAGTGTAAGATGATCCACAGCCTGTGCACCAACGGCAGGTGTAGGAACACCATCGGAAGCTTCCGCTGTCGCTGTGACAACGGCTTCTCACTGGACTCAGACGAAAGGAACTGCACTG ATATCGACGAGTGCCGGATTTCGCCGGACCTGTGCGGGCAGGGCACATGCGTCAACACGGCTGGAGACTTCGAGTGCGAGTGTTTCCAGGGATATGAGAGTGGC TTCATGATGATGAAGAACTGCATGG aCATTGACGAGTGTGAGAGGAACCCCCTGCTGTGCCGCGGCGGGGAGTGCGTCAACAACGAGGGCAGCTTCCAGTGCGTGTGTCCCGACGGGCACGAGATCGCCCCGGACGGATCGGCCTGTCTAG ATATCAACGAGTGCGAACTGAGCGATAAGCTGTGTCGGAACGGCCAATGTGTGAACATGGTTGGCCGCTACCAGTGTACTTGTGACACAGGATACAAATCAACTGAGGACAGACAGCAGTGCGTGG acatTGATGAGTGCACCATCCAGAATGGCGGCTGTGAGACATTCTGCACGAACTCCGAGGGCAGCTACGAGTGCAGCTGCCGCAACGGTTACGCCCTGATGCCAGACCTCAGGAGCTGCACTG ACATCGATGAGTGTGAGGACAGCCCAGATATCTGTGACGGGGGCCAGTGCACCAACATCCCTGGAGAGTACCAGTGTCTCTGCTTCGATGGCTTCATGTCCTCTGAGGATATGAAGACATGTCTCG aTGTGGATGAATGTGAGCTGAACCCTAACATCTGTCTGAGTGGAAACTGTGAGAACACCAAGGGCTCCTTCATCTGCCACTGTGACCGAGGCTACTCAGTACGCAAGGGTTCCACCGGCTGCACAG aTATCAACGAGTGTGAGATCGGAGCCCATAACTGTGACCGTCACGCCGCTTGCACCAACACAGCCGGCAGCTTCAAATGCAGCTGTGCTCCAGGATGGATAGGCAACGGCCTCAAATGCACAG ATCTGGACGAGTGCTCCAACGGAACCCACATGTGTAGCAACAACGCAGAGTGCATGAACACCATGGGCTCCTATCGCTGCATCTGCAAGGATGGCTTCTCTGGAGACGGCTTCTACTGCACAG ATAGTGACGAGTGCACAGAGAACGGGAACCTGTGTGAGAGCGGACACTGTCTCAACATGCCTGGGGGCTACCGCTGTGAATGTGACATGGGCTTCATCCCCACGCCTGACGGCAAGGCCTGCGagg ATATTGACGAGTGTACCTTTGCTGACATCTGTGTCAATGGAAGGTGCAAGAACATTCCAGGACTGTTCAGATGTGAATGTAACATCGGCTATGAGCTGGACAGGACTGGAGGCAACTGTACAG acATAAACGAGTGTGCGGACCCGACCTTCTGCATGAACGGCATCTGTGTCAACATCCCTGGAAGCTACCATTGTAACTGTCCCCCAGACTTCCAGCTCAACCCCACAGGTGTCGGCTGTGTAG ACATTCGATCTGGAAactgctacctggaataccatTCCAGAGGGGACGCTTCAGAGAGTTTGGAATGTTCCAATGAGATCGGCGTGGGGGTGTCCAAAGCATCGTGCTGCTGTTCTGAAGGCCAGGCCTGGGGAACCCCGTGTGAATCCTGCCCCTCTGTCAACACCA CGGAGTATAGAACTCTGTGTCCCGGAGGCGAAGGCTTCAGACCCAATCCCATCACCGTCATCCTGGAAG ACATCAACGAGTGTCTGGAGCTGCCAGGCTTGTGCCAGGGAGGAAACTGCATTAACACGTTTGGCAGCTTCCAGTGTGAGTGCCCCAGAGGCTTCGAGCTCAACACGGACACAAGAGTCTgtgaag atgtgaatgagtgtgagcgTCCAGGGATCTGCGGTCCAGGCCAGTGCTACAACACAGTGGGAAACTACACCTGCATCTGTCCTGTGGACTACATGCAGGTCAACGGAGGAAATAACTGCATGG ATATGAGGAAGAGCTACTGTTACAGGAACTTCTACTCAGACAACAACACGTGCGATGGAGAGCTGACCTTCAACATGACTCAGAAGATGTGCTGCTGTTCCTACAACATTGGCCGGGCATGGAACAAACCCTGCAAACAGTGTCCTGTCCCCAGCACCA CTGAGTTTGCCACCCTGTGTGGCAGTGAGAGGCCAGGATATTACATTGATATCTACACCGGACAGGTCATGG ATATCGATGAGTGCAGGCAAATCCCGGGTGTGTGCGAAAACGGGGTGTGCATCAACATGATTGGTAGCTTCAGGTGTGAGTGTCCAATGGGCTTCGTTTACAACGACAAGCTGCTCATCTGTGAAG atATCGATGAGTGTCAGAATGGACCGCTGTGCCAGAAGAACGCCGCCTGTTTGAACATGCCAGGGAGCTACCGGTGCGAGTGCAAGCCTGGCTATCGCTTCACCCCCACGGGCCAGTGTCTGG ACCGGAACGAGTGTCTGGAGAACCCGGGTGTGTGCAGTCCTGGCCAGTGCATCGACACGCTGGGAAGCTACCGATGTGTCTGTCCCAACGGCTTCAAGGCCACCCCCGACCTCTCCATGTGCATCG ATGTGGACGAGTGCGAGAGACAACCCTGCGGGAACGGCACGTGTAAGAACACGGTGGGATCCTACAACTGCCTCTGCTATCCCGGCTTTCAGCTCTCACACAACAACGACTGcatcg ATACGGACGAGTGCTCCACTCAGAGAGGCCTGTGCAGGAATGGAGACTGTATCAACAGCATCGGCTCCTTCATCTGCCACTGCCGTGACGGATACGAACTCACAGCTGATGGAAGGATATGTATTG ATGTCAATGAGTGTGCAGTGAATCCTGGGACTTGTGGTCCAGGGACCTGTCAGAATCTGGATGGTTCCTACAGGTGCATTTGCCCGCCTGGCTACTACATCCAAGACGAGACCTGTGAAG ATATTGACGAGTGTTCCCAGACTCCTGATATCTGCCTGTTCGGGACCTGCTCCAACACCGAGGGCAGCTTCACCTGCGTCTGCCCCGAAGGCTTCCAGCTCTCTGGCACAGGACGCAGATgtttag ATATCCGCGTCAACTATTGCTACACCAAGTTTGAGAGTGGGCTCTGCCTGTCCCCCAAGCCCCTGAACACCACCAAAGGGGACTGCTGCTGCAGTGCCATGCCaggccagggctggggagacccCTGTGAGATCTGCCCCAACAAGAACGAAG AGGTGTTCAGACAGCTCTGCCATGCTGTAGGCCAGAGCATCGGCCCAGACGACAACCCCATAG acaTCGACGAGTGCACCACCAACCCCAACATCTGCTCCAACGGCGTATGCATCAACACAGACAGCTCGTTCCGCTGCGAGTGCCCGTTCGGCTACACGCTGGACACCACCGGAGTCCACTGTAAAG ACACTGACGAGTGCGACCTAGGCAACCCCTGTGGCAACGGCACATGCACCAACATGATCGGAGCGTTCGAGTGCGCGTGTGACGAAGGCTTTGAGCCAGGACCCATGATGACATGTGAAg ACATTAACGAATGTTCCCAGAATGCCTTGCTGTGCGCCTTCCGCTGTGTCAACGTGGTGGGATCCTATGAGTGTAAATGCCCCACGGGCTACGTActgagagaggacaagagaatgTGCAAAG accAGAACGAGTGTGAGGATGGCATCGATGACTGTGATAGCAGAGGCATGAGCTGTAAGAATCTCATTGGCACCTACATGTGCATCTGCCCCCCTGGGTATACACGCAGACCCAATGGAGAGGCGTGCGTTG atctGAACGAGTGTTCAGCTAAGCCAGGTGTCTGTCAGAACGGTCGCTGTGAAAACACTGTGGGCAGTTATCGCTGCAGGTGTGACCAAGggttcagccccagccccacacagACGGATTGTATAG ATATCCGCGAGGGCTTCTGCTTCACCGAGGTGCTGACCACGCTGTGTCAGATGTCGTCCAGCAACAGGAACGCAGTCACCAAGTCCGAGTGTtgctgtgatggagggaggggctggggttCCAACTGTGAGCTCTGTCCCCTGCCAGGGACCACCCACTACAAGAAGATGTGCCCCCTGGGTCCTGGGTACACCACAGATGGCAGAG ACATCGATGAGTGCCGCGTGATGGGGAATCTGTGTAAAAATGGCCAGTGTATCAATACGTTGGGCTCCTACAACTGCAACTGCAAACCTGGATACACCACTGACATCACTGGCACTCAGTGTGTGG ATGTGGACGAATGCATCCAGGCTCCGAAGCCGTGTAACTTCATCTGTAAGAACACGGAGGGGGCGTACCTCTGCTCCTGCCCAAGGGGATACATCCTACAGGAGGACGGGAAGAGCTgcagag ACCTGGACGAGTGTTCTACCAAGCAGCACAACTGTCAGTTCCTGTGTGTCAATACCATCGGAGGCTTCACCTGCAAATGTCCCCCTGGCTTCACCCAACATCACACCGCCTGCatcg ATAATAATGAGTGTAGTTCTGACCCCAGCCTGTGTGGGTCTAATGGAGTATGCCAGAACAGTCCTGGGAGCTTCAACTGCGAATGCACGCGTGGATTTTCAATGGACCCCAACGGCCAGAGCTGCGAAG acatGGATGAGTGTGATGGGAACCATCGGTGCCAGCATGGTTGTCAGAACCTCGTAGGAGGTTACAGGTGCAGCTGTCCTCAAGGCTACCTTCAACACTACCAGTGGAaccagtgtgtgg ACGAGAATGAGTGTCAGAACAGCCAGATATGTGGAGGAGCGTCGTGCCACAACACCCTGGGGAGTTTCCGCTGTCTCTGTCCCACCGGGTTCAACTACGAGCAGCAAAATGGCGGATGCTCGGATGTCAACGAGTGCTCCTCGACGCAGAACCCCTGTAGCTACGGCTGCTCCAACACGGACGGGGGCTACCTGTGTGGCTGTCCAACTGGATACTACCGCGCAGGACAGGG gcacTGTGTCTCAGGTGTAGGCTTCAGTAATGGCGGCCCCGGtccggagcagggaggagagaccgaTGAGAACTCTCTTTCCCCCGAGGCCTGCTATGAGTGTAAGATAAATGGATACCCCAAGAAGGGACGCAAACGCCGTAGCAGCAACTCTACCCTGGAGGAACCAGAAACACAG ggagagcaggagaccgTTAGCCTGGCCAGCGTGAGCATCGAAGATGTCCTCATGTTCCACCTCAACATCAGCGACCTGACCACCCGGGACCACATCCTCGAGTTcacccctgccctctccacGCTGACCAACCACGTGCGCTACACCATCGATTACGGCAACGAGGAAGGCCACTTCAAGATCAACCAGAGGGAGGGCGTGAGCTACCTCCACCTATCCAAGAAGAAGGCCTTGGTCGCCGGGGCCTACGAGCTCCAGATCAGCAGCGTGCCTCTGTACAGGAAGAAGGAGCTGGACGAGCTGGAGGACACGCACGATAAAGACTACCTCACGGGACAGCTGGGAAACACACTGAGGATGAGGGTGCAGCTCATCCTCCATTAA